From a region of the Alnus glutinosa chromosome 1, dhAlnGlut1.1, whole genome shotgun sequence genome:
- the LOC133880476 gene encoding uncharacterized protein LOC133880476: MALRPIDNALPTTPERPKKQAKVVVPIQKHSDSSVTDENKAPLPPSADATVDYVLSENLKAIQDPESKIQSLIEGLDSKDWMKVCESLNNARRFALYHSTLLLPLLEKVMLVLVKAMKNPRSALCKTSIMASSDIFKAFGDKLLDSFPSDAFDPLLLQLLLKASQDKRFVCEEADKALSAMVGSMNPLHLLNKLRAYASHANPRIRAKAVVSISNCVSKMGLEGMKEFGLVALVQMAADLLNDRLPEAREAARSVVISVYEAFTKNEEQKQEAWQSFCQSNLPPVQAQSMVKIVPSQ; encoded by the exons ATGGCGCTGAGACCCATTGATAATGCTCTCCCAACAACACCAGAAAGACCCAAAAAGCAAGCAAAAGTCGTGGTTCCAATCCAAAAACATTCTGATTCTTCTGTGACGGACGAAAACAAGGCACCATTGCCACCATCTGCAGATGCCACCGTTGATTATGTTTTGTCTGAGAATCTGAAGGCCATACAAGATCCTGAATCCAAGATCCAA AGCTTGATTGAAGGGTTAGATTCAAAGGATTGGATGAAAGTCTGTGAGTCACTGAATAACGCCAGGCGGTTTGCACTTTATCATTCCACTCTCTTGCTTCCGCTTTT AGAAAAAGTAATGTTGGTGCTGGTGAAGGCCATGAAGAATCCAAGAAGTGCTTTGTGCAAGACCTCTATTATGGCTTCATCTGATATTTTTAAGGCCTTTGGTGACAAGTTGCTCGACTCCTTCCCCTCCGATGCATTTGACCCCTTG CTGCTGCAATTGCTTCTGAAAGCGTCTCAAGACAAACGGTTTGTGTGTGAAGAAGCAGACAAGGCACTAAGCGCAATGGTAGGGTCAATGAATCCTCTGCATCTACTCAATAAGCTCCGGGCATATGCCAGCCATGCCAACCCTAGAATCAGAGCCAAGGCTGTTGTTTCTATCTCAAACTGTGTCTCAAAGATG GGGCTGGAGGGAATGAAAGAGTTTGGGTTGGTTGCATTGGTTCAAATGGCTGCAGATTTGTTGAATGATAGACTGCCGGAGGCGAGAGAAGCTGCGAGAAGTGTTGTGATTTCAGTATATGAGGCTTTTACTAAAAATGAAGAGCAGAAGCAGGAGGCATGGCAAAGCTTCTGCCAGTCTAATTTACCGCCCGTTCAGGCTCAGTCCATGGTCAAAATTGTCCCTTCTCAATAG
- the LOC133880487 gene encoding pentatricopeptide repeat-containing protein At3g06920, whose amino-acid sequence MQISETLLRNQALIYQIDLKCCHIYTFSKKFSSLFDGPSSELDGKVVPFMDGANRENSRKVEGVRQVVDDVCHILDSGPWGPTLENALSVLDEKPQPELVIGVLRRLKNVNLAVNYFRWAERKTDQAHCPDAYNSLLMVMARTRKFDCLEEILEEMSIAGFGPSNFTYVELVVSCIKSQNLREAFDLIQTMRKFKFRPAFSAYTNLIGALAAVHESDLMLTLFHQMQELGYEVSVHLFTTLIRVFARGGRVDAALSLLDEMKSNAFDADIVLYNVCIDCFGKVGKVDMAWKFFHEMKAHGLMPDDVTYTTLIGVLCKADRLEEAVELFEQMDSGRKVPCAYAYNTMIMGYGSVGKFDEAYSLLERQKQKGCIPSVIAYNCILTCLGKKGRVEEALQIFEEMKKDASPNLSTYNILIEMLCKAGNLEAALGIQDAMEGAGLFPNVVTVNIMIDRLCKAQKLDEACSIFEGMDHKVCTPDAVTFCSLIDGLGRRGRVDDAYRLYEKMLDSNQIPNAIVYTSLIRNFFKCGRKEDGHKIYKEMVHGGCSPDLMLLNTYMDCVFKAGEIEKGRALFEEIKARGLVPDVWSYSILIRGLVKAGFAKETYELFYAMKEQGCVLDTRAYNIVIDGFCKSGKVNKAYQLLEEMTTKGHQPTVVTYGSVIDGLAKIDRLDEAYMLFEEAKSKGIELNVVIYSSLIDGFGKVGRIDEAYLILEELMQKGLTPNVYTWNCLLDALVKAEEIDEALVCFQSLKDLKCTPNHITYSILINGLCRVRKFNKAFVFWQELQKHGLKPNTITYTTMISGLAKAGNIADANRLFERFKASGGIPDSASYNAMIEGLSNCNRAIDAYALFEETRSKGCKIHTKTCVVLLDALHKAECLEQAAVVGAVLRETAKSQHAARSW is encoded by the exons ATGCAGATATCGGAGACGCTCTTAAGGAACCAAG CATTAATCTATCAAATTGATTTGAAGTGCTGTCACATTTACACCTTTTCTAAGAAGTTCTCGTCCTTGTTTGATGGGCCTTCTTCTGAGCTGGATGGGAAAGTTGTTCCCTTTATGGATGGGGCTAATCGagaaaattcaagaaaagtTGAGGGTGTTAGACAAGTAGTGGATGATGTGTGCCATATCTTGGATAGTGGTCCATGGGGACCCACCCTGGAGAATGCTCTATCTGTGTTAGATGAAAAACCTCAACCAGAGCTAGTTATTGGAGTCTTGAGAAGGCTAAAGAATGTTAATCTAGCAGTAAATTATTTTCGGTGGGCCGAGAGAAAAACTGACCAGGCACATTGTCCTGATGCATACAATTCGCTTCTCATGGTTATGGCTAGGACTAGAAAGTTTGATTGCTTGGAAGAGATTCTGGAAGAAATGAGTATTGCAGGATTTGGTCCATCTAATTTTACATATGTCGAGCTAGTGGTAAGCTGCATCAAGTCACAAAATCTTAGAGAAGCTTTTGATCTAATACAAACCATGAGGAAGTTTAAATTCCGCCCTGCATTTTCGGCTTACACAAATCTGATTGGTGCTCTGGCTGCAGTTCATGAATCTGACCTCATGCTCACTCTTTTTCACCAAATGCAGGAGCTAGGTTATGAAGTAAGTGTGCATTTATTTACAACTCTTATTCGTGTATTCGCCAGGGGGGGCCGGGTTGATGCTGCTCTCTCTCTGTTGGATGAGATGAAGAGCAACGCTTTTGATGCTGACATTGTTCTTTATAATGTCTGCATAGATTGTTTTGGTAAGGTTGGGAAGGTGGATATGGCCTGGAAATTCTTCCATGAGATGAAAGCACATGGCTTAATGCCCGACGATGTGACATATACTACCCTGATAGGGGTTCTCTGCAAAGCTGATAGGCTGGAGGAAGCTGTGGAGCTATTTGAACAGATGGATAGCGGCAGGAAAGTCCCTTGTGCATATGCTTATAACACCATGATCATGGGTTATGGTTCAGTTGGAAAGTTTGATGAAGCGTATAGTTTACTTGAGAGGCAAAAACAAAAGGGATGCATTCCGAGTGTGATTGCATATAATTGCATTCTTACTTGCCTTGGGAAGAAGGGGAGAGTAGAGGAGGCATTACAGATCTTCGAGGAGATGAAGAAAGATGCGTCGCCCAACCTTTCAACCTATAATATTCTAATAGAAATGCTTTGCAAGGCAGGAAATCTTGAAGCTGCTCTGGGCATTCAGGATGCCATGGAAGGAGCTGGCTTGTTTCCTAATGTTGTGACTGTCAATATAATGATAGATCGACTTTGCAAAGCTCAAAAACTGGATGAAGCTTGTTCTATATTTGAAGGAATGGATCATAAAGTTTGCACCCCGGATGCTGTGACATTTTGTTCTCTTATTGATGGCTTGGGCAGACGTGGCAGAGTGGATGATGCCTACAGGCTATACGAAAAGATGTTAGATTCTAATCAGATTCCAAATGCTATTGTATATACATCACTTATTAGGAACTTCTTCAAGTGTGGCAGGAAGGAGGATGGTCACAAGATATACAAAGAAATGGTACATGGGGGCTGTTCTCCTGACCTGATGCTGCTTAATACCTACATGGATTGTGTTTTCAAAGCTGGAGAAATCGAGAAAGGCAGGGCTTTGTTTGAGGAGATAAAGGCTCGAGGACTTGTTCCGGATGTTTGGAGCTATTCAATCCTAATTCGTGGCCTTGTGAAAGCAGGTTTTGCAAAGGAAACCTACGAGTTGTTCTATGCAATGAAGGAGCAAGGCTGTGTTTTGGACACCCGTGCTTACAACATTGTAATTGATGGATTCTGCAAGTCTGGTAAGGTTAACAAAGCATATCAACTGTTGGAGGAAATGACGACGAAGGGACACCAACCAACTGTGGTTACATATGGCTCCGTCATTGATGGGCTTGCGAAGATTGACAGGCTTGATGAAGCATACATGCTCTTTGAAGAAGCAAAGTCTAAAGGAATAGAGTTAAATGTGGTGATATATAGTAGTCTTATTGATGGGTTCGGAAAGGTGGGTAGAATTGATGAAGCATATCTAATCTTGGAAGAGTTGATGCAGAAAGGTTTGACTCCCAATGTATACACCTGGAATTGCTTGCTTGATGCACTAGTGAAAGCGGAGGAGATTGATGAAGCCCTTGTCTGCTTTCAGTCATTGAAAGACTTGAAATGTACTCCCAACCACATAACTTACAGCATTCTCATAAACGGACTTTGTAGGGTTAGAAAATTTAATAAGGCCTTTGTGTTCTGGCAAGAGTTGCAGAAGCATGGTTTGAAGCCCAACACAATCACCTATACCACCATGATCTCAGGACTTGCAAAGGCTGGAAATATAGCAGACGCTAATAGGCTTTTTGAGAGGTTTAAGGCAAGTGGGGGTATACCAGATTCTGCTAGTTATAATGCTATGATAGAAGGACTAAGCAATTGTAATAGAGCAATCGATGCATATGCACTTTTTGAGGAGACTCGATCCAAAGGTTGTAAAATTCATACCAAAACGTGTGTTGTTCTTCTAGATGCATTGCATAAGGCTGAATGCCTTGAGCAAGCAGCAGTTGTGGGTGCGGTGTTGAGGGAAACGGCAAAGTCTCAACATGCTGCAAGATCCTGGTAA